One segment of Nocardioides sp. QY071 DNA contains the following:
- a CDS encoding alpha/beta fold hydrolase: MSKVYDFNDHGAGAPDGGGPHRGLLLLELPRWSVEYGASRLVDLARTATAPVLPGERDLGHGRPVLVLPGFSANDRLTGRLRGHLAQRGWDVHGWNLGSNHGLTERIVTGLPRRFAEIADRYDEPVAVVGWSFGGLLARWLAHEHPDRVRQVVCLGSPWRAEGERTRATGMFEKSRERHGIVADAREIVDRLRGPVPVPLTAVWSRTDGIVPWRGCTVEEQDGGPGRAPAENVEVVSSHAGMVANPLVLSVVVDRLRQDPAAWRAFAWSRLVPGLVPGIAS, from the coding sequence GTGAGCAAGGTGTACGACTTCAACGACCACGGCGCCGGGGCGCCCGACGGCGGCGGACCGCACCGCGGGCTGCTCCTGCTCGAGTTGCCGCGCTGGAGCGTGGAGTACGGCGCGTCCCGCCTCGTCGACCTCGCCCGCACGGCCACCGCTCCGGTACTGCCGGGCGAGCGCGACCTCGGCCATGGCCGGCCGGTGCTCGTGCTTCCGGGCTTCTCGGCCAACGACCGGCTCACCGGGCGGCTCCGCGGACACCTCGCCCAGCGCGGCTGGGACGTCCACGGCTGGAACCTGGGCAGCAACCACGGCCTCACCGAGAGGATCGTCACCGGCCTGCCGCGACGCTTCGCCGAGATCGCGGACCGGTACGACGAGCCGGTCGCCGTCGTGGGCTGGAGCTTCGGCGGCCTGCTGGCCCGCTGGCTGGCCCACGAGCACCCCGACCGGGTCCGCCAGGTGGTCTGCCTCGGCTCGCCGTGGCGGGCCGAGGGGGAGCGCACCCGCGCCACCGGGATGTTCGAGAAGTCGCGCGAGAGGCACGGCATCGTCGCCGACGCCCGCGAGATCGTCGACCGGCTCCGAGGCCCGGTCCCGGTGCCGCTGACCGCGGTCTGGTCGAGGACCGACGGCATCGTCCCGTGGCGCGGCTGCACGGTCGAGGAGCAGGACGGCGGTCCCGGGAGGGCTCCCGCCGAGAACGTCGAGGTGGTCAGCAGCCACGCCGGCATGGTCGCCAACCCGCTCGTGCTCTCGGTCGTCGTCGACCGGCTGCGCCAGGACCCGGCCGCGTGGCGGGCGTTCGCCTGGTCGCGGCTGGTGCCGGGGCTGGTACCGGGTATCGCATCGTGA
- a CDS encoding DUF5994 family protein, with the protein MTTPGTPALPAPDLTEGRGPAQAPVRQPLRLRMARKGEGNRLDGGWWPQSRDLTVELADLVDHFPLASGRVVRALFSPPDWDPAPRKVGVEGGYVKVGSFPGDDTHLIDLKTADRTVLHVLVIPPGFSEGQGAEALLAAATPGNSDAAGDLLSVVSEHQDVDPADHWEDDGGHWWGDGRVAPSFRTEIRNG; encoded by the coding sequence ATGACGACGCCAGGCACACCCGCTCTTCCCGCCCCCGACCTGACGGAGGGTCGTGGTCCTGCGCAGGCGCCCGTCCGCCAGCCGCTCCGGCTTCGCATGGCCCGGAAGGGGGAGGGCAACCGGCTCGACGGGGGCTGGTGGCCGCAGAGCCGGGACCTCACGGTGGAGCTGGCAGACCTGGTCGACCACTTCCCGCTCGCCAGCGGTCGCGTGGTGCGAGCTCTGTTCTCCCCACCCGACTGGGATCCCGCGCCGCGGAAGGTGGGCGTCGAAGGCGGGTACGTCAAGGTCGGGTCGTTCCCCGGCGATGACACGCACCTCATCGACCTGAAGACTGCCGACCGCACCGTGCTCCACGTCCTCGTGATTCCTCCGGGTTTCAGCGAAGGTCAGGGCGCCGAGGCGCTGCTGGCGGCTGCGACACCAGGCAACTCGGATGCTGCCGGCGACCTGCTGTCCGTCGTGTCCGAGCATCAGGACGTCGATCCGGCCGACCACTGGGAGGACGACGGCGGCCACTGGTGGGGCGACGGCAGGGTTGCTCCGTCCTTCCGGACGGAGATCCGGAACGGATGA
- a CDS encoding DUF5994 family protein, which yields MTDAPHGAVADGIWLPYGRDLVREGAHLIDEFPADRGRVDRLVYAPGDWGVAASEIFTRHGRVKVGFLPEARGRGVVLIRLHTSEVLRIRIVWPDRLRDEVFDPDAAAKPEGVGDAR from the coding sequence TTGACCGACGCGCCCCACGGTGCCGTCGCCGACGGGATCTGGCTGCCCTACGGCCGCGACCTGGTCCGCGAGGGAGCGCACCTGATCGACGAGTTCCCGGCGGATCGGGGTCGCGTCGACCGCCTGGTCTACGCTCCGGGCGACTGGGGCGTCGCCGCGAGCGAGATCTTCACCCGGCACGGCCGGGTCAAGGTCGGCTTCCTTCCCGAGGCCCGCGGACGCGGGGTGGTGCTGATCCGTCTGCACACCTCCGAGGTGCTGCGGATCCGCATCGTGTGGCCGGACAGGCTCCGTGACGAGGTGTTCGATCCGGACGCTGCCGCGAAGCCGGAGGGTGTTGGCGATGCACGGTAG
- a CDS encoding transposase, protein MPWWYAVVMEAYVHGVSTRSVDDLVEAMGSDSGISKSEASRICAGLDEQVGAFHTRPLDHIEFPYVYLDATYLNVRNITSQVVSMAVVVATGIAADGSRAQIGEDETFWRGFLATLKQRGLHGVKLVISDQHAGLVKALKRSFQGAGHQRCRVHFARNLLAHVPKSHVHPSWDGRRSVPPRVRTTRRRRGRPAWDEVRDQLTKSFPKIGPLMDEAKAEVLAFATFPRAHHLKAHHPTGLFRSLTA, encoded by the coding sequence CTGCCATGGTGGTACGCGGTCGTGATGGAGGCCTACGTCCACGGCGTATCCACCCGCAGCGTCGACGACCTGGTCGAAGCCATGGGCTCCGATTCGGGCATCTCCAAGTCCGAAGCGTCCCGGATCTGCGCCGGCCTGGACGAGCAGGTCGGGGCGTTCCACACCCGGCCGCTGGACCACATCGAGTTCCCCTACGTCTACCTCGACGCGACCTACCTCAACGTCCGCAACATCACCTCCCAGGTGGTGTCCATGGCGGTCGTGGTCGCCACCGGGATCGCCGCCGACGGCTCACGCGCGCAGATCGGGGAGGACGAGACGTTCTGGCGCGGCTTCCTCGCCACGCTGAAGCAGCGCGGACTGCACGGGGTCAAGCTCGTCATCAGTGATCAGCACGCCGGCCTGGTCAAGGCCCTGAAGCGGTCGTTCCAAGGCGCTGGCCACCAGCGGTGTCGAGTGCACTTCGCCCGCAACCTGCTCGCCCACGTACCGAAGTCGCACGTCCACCCGTCATGGGATGGTCGCCGCAGTGTTCCGCCCCGCGTTCGCACAACCCGACGCCGACGCGGTCGCCCTGCGTGGGACGAGGTCCGCGACCAGCTCACCAAGTCGTTCCCCAAGATCGGTCCGCTGATGGACGAGGCGAAGGCCGAAGTGCTGGCGTTCGCGACGTTCCCGCGAGCGCATCACCTCAAAGCCCACCACCCCACGGGACTCTTTCGGTCGCTGACCGCCTAG